One Candidatus Paceibacterota bacterium DNA window includes the following coding sequences:
- a CDS encoding DUF87 domain-containing protein, protein MSLLDFIKPKPKTAPVITSILPQEIYQSGVLELQDVIAPSALKITPRALNLGDKIVRTFFVISYPRYLTESWFAPIINLDKIFDVSIFIHPIETSRVLRQFQKKVAEVQSQIHIREEKGLVRDPMLDTAYQDLENLRDNLQQAQERIFDVGLYISIYADTDGELDKIESEIKSILEASLVYIKPALFQQEQGYKSILPIATDELAVHSKLNSSPLSSLFPFISFDLTSDKGILYGINRHNSSLILFDRFSLENYNSVTFAKAGSGKSYATKLEILRTLMFDTEVIVLDPEREYEYMAEATGGRYFNISLTSEHHINPFDLPIAREDESAADVLRSNIINLVGLFRIMLGGLSPEEDSIIDRAISETYALRDITPESNFATIEPPLMSDFELVLAGMEGGESLVQRLTKYTKGTWAGFINRPTNVDINKKFVVFSLRDMEDELKPIAMYIVMHFIWNAVRKDLRKRLLVIDEAWWMMKSEDTASFLLGLAKRGRKYYLGLATITQDVEDFLASPYGLPIITNSSIQVLLKQSPSSIDVIQKTFNLTEEEKFLLLESDVGEGIFFAGLKHVAIKVIASYTEDQIITSNPSQILAMKKAKEDLLDKGNA, encoded by the coding sequence ATGTCACTCCTTGATTTTATAAAACCAAAACCCAAGACCGCGCCAGTTATTACTTCTATCCTGCCTCAGGAGATTTATCAGTCTGGAGTGCTTGAGCTCCAGGATGTTATTGCACCTTCTGCTCTCAAGATCACTCCGCGAGCCCTCAATCTTGGCGACAAAATCGTCCGAACCTTTTTTGTCATTTCTTATCCCCGCTATCTGACTGAAAGCTGGTTTGCTCCTATTATCAACCTCGACAAGATTTTTGATGTCTCGATTTTTATTCATCCTATTGAGACTTCCCGGGTCTTGCGCCAATTTCAGAAAAAAGTGGCTGAGGTTCAGAGCCAGATTCACATTCGGGAGGAAAAAGGCCTGGTGCGAGACCCGATGCTCGACACCGCCTATCAAGATCTCGAAAATCTCCGCGACAATCTCCAACAAGCCCAGGAACGTATCTTTGATGTGGGTCTTTATATTTCCATATACGCGGATACAGATGGCGAGCTTGATAAAATAGAATCTGAAATAAAATCCATTCTCGAGGCCAGCTTGGTCTACATAAAGCCTGCCCTTTTTCAGCAGGAGCAAGGCTACAAGAGTATTTTGCCTATTGCTACGGACGAGCTAGCGGTGCACTCAAAACTCAACTCTTCGCCTCTCTCAAGTCTTTTTCCTTTTATTTCTTTTGATCTTACCTCAGATAAAGGAATTCTTTATGGCATCAACCGACACAACTCCAGCCTCATTCTTTTCGACAGATTTTCACTAGAAAACTACAACTCTGTGACCTTCGCCAAGGCCGGATCGGGAAAATCCTACGCCACCAAGCTCGAAATTTTGCGCACTTTGATGTTTGATACCGAAGTCATCGTCCTTGATCCAGAACGTGAATACGAATATATGGCTGAAGCCACAGGCGGCCGCTATTTTAATATTTCTCTCACGTCTGAACACCATATCAATCCTTTTGACCTACCAATCGCTCGAGAAGACGAGTCCGCCGCCGACGTCCTCCGCTCAAATATTATCAACCTCGTGGGTCTTTTCCGCATCATGCTTGGAGGTTTGAGCCCCGAAGAGGATTCCATCATCGACCGCGCCATCAGTGAAACCTACGCCCTCAGGGACATTACTCCAGAGTCCAACTTTGCCACCATCGAGCCGCCTCTTATGTCTGATTTTGAGCTAGTGCTTGCGGGCATGGAGGGAGGAGAGAGCCTAGTGCAGCGTCTAACAAAATATACCAAAGGGACTTGGGCTGGTTTTATCAACCGTCCAACCAATGTCGATATCAATAAAAAATTTGTGGTGTTTTCACTCCGCGATATGGAAGACGAGCTCAAACCAATCGCTATGTATATCGTCATGCACTTTATTTGGAATGCTGTGCGCAAAGATTTACGTAAACGCCTCCTTGTCATCGACGAGGCTTGGTGGATGATGAAATCAGAGGATACGGCTAGCTTCCTGCTTGGTTTGGCAAAACGAGGGCGTAAATATTACTTAGGTCTTGCCACTATCACCCAGGACGTAGAGGACTTCTTGGCTTCTCCTTACGGTCTGCCGATTATTACCAACTCATCTATCCAGGTCCTACTCAAGCAGTCTCCCTCTTCTATTGATGTCATCCAAAAAACTTTCAATCTCACTGAAGAAGAAAAATTTCTCTTACTTGAATCCGATGTGGGTGAAGGCATCTTTTTTGCCGGTCTCAAACACGTCGCTATCAAAGTGATTGCTTCGTACACTGAAGACCAGATCATCACCTCCAATCCTAGTCAGATCTTGGCCATGAAAAAAGCCAAAGAAGATTTACTCGATAAAGGGAACGCTTAA
- a CDS encoding pilin translates to MQPYTPLTNIGNFVSATPVDFPTYLNSMYKLGIAAAGVLAVIMIVVGGIQYMTSEAIGSKEEGKDRIWSAIWGLVLALMSFIILNTINPKLLNLNLSISQVNGTAGTPATANNQLFATTTGTAGVNPYTGYNALTGAYGLPGQAPTADSLSPAPGGGQTATVNNVKIDTDGIGQPPYFDLYHQNQTSYQPNGQSLDANTDVYVVVPIGSSIPLGTPVLIQDNTTGKQVWGIVGDHGPSTGGYGEMSRAAGMAIGATDGTRDAANPDNVTFTFYP, encoded by the coding sequence ATGCAACCCTACACCCCTCTCACCAACATTGGAAATTTTGTAAGTGCTACTCCGGTGGATTTTCCTACCTATCTAAACAGTATGTACAAGTTGGGAATTGCAGCTGCAGGAGTGTTGGCAGTTATTATGATAGTGGTTGGTGGCATTCAATATATGACCTCTGAGGCTATTGGGAGTAAAGAGGAGGGGAAGGATAGGATTTGGTCAGCTATTTGGGGGCTAGTCTTGGCTTTGATGTCATTTATTATCTTGAATACTATCAACCCTAAGCTTTTGAATTTGAATTTGAGTATATCTCAAGTGAACGGGACGGCGGGGACTCCGGCAACGGCGAATAACCAGTTGTTTGCGACGACTACAGGAACGGCGGGGGTCAATCCCTATACTGGTTACAATGCCTTAACGGGGGCTTATGGCTTGCCCGGACAAGCCCCAACCGCTGATAGTCTTTCTCCCGCGCCAGGCGGAGGACAAACGGCCACTGTCAACAATGTAAAAATCGACACTGATGGGATTGGACAGCCTCCATATTTTGATTTGTATCACCAAAACCAAACCTCATACCAACCAAACGGTCAAAGTCTTGATGCAAATACTGATGTGTATGTAGTAGTGCCCATCGGTTCGAGCATTCCTTTAGGAACACCGGTGCTTATCCAAGACAATACTACAGGAAAACAGGTGTGGGGAATTGTTGGGGATCACGGTCCGAGCACTGGGGGATACGGAGAGATGTCTCGGGCTGCTGGTATGGCCATAGGGGCAACGGACGGCACGCGCGACGCCGCCAATCCTGATAATGTTACTTTCACATTTTATCCTTAA
- a CDS encoding YidC/Oxa1 family membrane protein insertase: protein MISYIFHLVVYNPLYNALVFLIDVVPGHNVGVVVVLLTCIVMLILFPLSRSSVRTQLEMKLMEPELAKIRERNKGNKQQEAQEMMDFYKKNKINPFSTVFLTFIQIPIILGLYFIFYRGGLPIIDKSILYSFVANPLTVNMHFIGMDIAKASIVLGFLAALTQFFQGWFSVPAFTPSPKSADSSGKPSFKDDFARSMNIQIRYVIPVFIFLFSFKVSGAVCLYWATKSIFMVGQELVIRHTVRKPIENRNTTTTAVR from the coding sequence ATGATTTCATACATTTTTCACCTTGTAGTTTACAATCCCTTATATAATGCACTGGTTTTTTTGATTGACGTCGTGCCAGGCCACAATGTGGGCGTGGTGGTTGTTTTACTGACCTGTATTGTCATGCTTATCCTCTTTCCCCTCTCCAGATCTTCAGTCAGAACCCAGCTCGAAATGAAATTGATGGAACCAGAGCTTGCTAAAATTCGTGAACGAAATAAAGGTAACAAACAGCAAGAAGCCCAAGAAATGATGGATTTCTACAAAAAGAACAAAATCAACCCTTTTTCAACAGTTTTTTTAACTTTTATTCAGATCCCTATTATTTTGGGCCTTTATTTTATATTTTACAGGGGAGGCTTGCCTATTATTGATAAATCAATCCTATATTCCTTTGTTGCCAATCCCTTGACGGTCAACATGCATTTTATTGGTATGGATATTGCCAAAGCAAGCATAGTTCTTGGTTTTTTAGCGGCCCTAACCCAGTTTTTTCAAGGGTGGTTTTCTGTCCCAGCCTTTACCCCAAGCCCAAAGTCGGCAGATTCTTCAGGGAAGCCATCTTTTAAGGACGACTTTGCTCGTAGCATGAACATCCAGATTCGCTATGTCATCCCGGTCTTTATTTTCCTTTTTTCTTTTAAAGTTTCAGGAGCGGTTTGTCTCTACTGGGCTACAAAAAGTATTTTTATGGTGGGGCAGGAGTTGGTAATACGCCACACTGTACGTAAACCTATTGAAAACAGGAACACAACAACTACTGCAGTAAGATAA
- a CDS encoding pilin: protein MQPYTPLTNIGNFVSATPVDFPTYLNSMYKLGIAAAGVLAVIMIVVGGIQYMTSEAIGSKEEGKDRIWSAIWGLVLALMSFIILNTINPKLLNLNLSISQVNGTAGTPATANNQLFATSPIGTPNPSTGFNAFSPPNTGASGIQPIGGSAADQASYFNNEDNARAYLLTNGVNIAQQPCTFGQTFGCNNISTVGQSGVSGLVDLANNTGDSNLTVLGVTSPGIGKPIVNLQNDTVLQDYILSNYVQQNANGGYVMSDGSIFIDTGNSWSVVYP from the coding sequence ATGCAACCCTACACCCCTCTCACCAACATTGGAAATTTTGTAAGTGCTACTCCGGTGGATTTTCCTACCTATCTAAACAGTATGTACAAGTTGGGAATTGCAGCTGCAGGAGTGTTGGCAGTTATTATGATAGTGGTTGGTGGCATTCAATATATGACCTCTGAGGCTATTGGGAGTAAAGAGGAGGGGAAGGATAGGATTTGGTCAGCTATTTGGGGGCTAGTCTTGGCTTTGATGTCATTTATTATCTTGAATACTATCAACCCTAAGCTTTTGAATTTGAATTTGAGTATATCTCAAGTGAACGGGACGGCGGGGACTCCGGCAACGGCGAATAACCAGTTGTTTGCGACCTCACCCATTGGCACTCCAAACCCATCAACAGGCTTCAATGCCTTCAGTCCTCCAAATACGGGGGCCTCTGGTATTCAGCCTATTGGAGGCTCGGCCGCTGATCAGGCCAGTTATTTTAACAATGAAGACAATGCCAGAGCCTATTTACTCACTAATGGTGTAAATATCGCTCAACAGCCTTGTACTTTTGGCCAAACTTTTGGCTGTAATAATATCTCAACTGTTGGACAAAGCGGGGTAAGTGGTTTGGTTGATTTGGCCAACAACACCGGGGACTCAAATCTGACCGTTTTAGGGGTGACCAGCCCAGGGATAGGCAAGCCCATTGTCAATCTTCAAAATGACACCGTTCTTCAAGATTATATTCTTTCAAACTATGTCCAGCAAAATGCCAACGGTGGGTATGTGATGTCAGATGGTTCAATTTTCATAGATACCGGAAACAGCTGGAGTGTGGTTTATCCATAG
- the dnaA gene encoding chromosomal replication initiator protein DnaA, with translation MDVKQIWSSVLNEIELAFSKINFNMWFKDTGVQRIDEEGGVYVSVPSVFVRDWIAEKHHKTMLSLFRKYSDNLVRSVHYVVIANNQKNQNLESPQANTHKIQNITRELPLTDFYINPDDNLNPRYTFESFVVGPFNELAHAAAQAIIKKPVAYNPLFFYGSTGLGKTHLMQAVGNYLKNHNKDRRVFYVTSEKFSTDYVSSMQANKINQFKEKYRKYDLLIMDDIQFLSNKEKTQDELFHLFNHMYENNRQIIFSSDVHPNYLQNLEDRLKSRFMAGMMVDISPADLESKTAILQAKARQNGVEIPLEIIQYIASTVEGSIRELEGALNALICHMQMKGNDISLSDIKMLTKNSTKPVRNVSVKEVIKAVASFYNIEEDSIYNKTRRQEVVKPRQLTMYILREDFNISYPLIGQKMGGRDHTTVIHSCDKIKNEIKNNPLLIQELNQIRALI, from the coding sequence ATGGATGTAAAACAAATCTGGTCTTCGGTCCTAAATGAAATAGAGCTGGCTTTCTCAAAAATTAATTTCAATATGTGGTTTAAGGATACTGGGGTACAAAGGATTGACGAAGAGGGTGGAGTGTATGTTTCGGTCCCAAGTGTTTTTGTCCGCGACTGGATTGCTGAAAAACACCACAAAACCATGTTGAGTTTGTTTAGAAAATACTCAGACAACCTTGTTAGATCTGTCCACTATGTGGTTATTGCCAATAATCAAAAAAACCAAAACCTTGAATCACCCCAAGCCAACACCCACAAAATCCAAAACATTACTCGAGAGCTTCCTTTGACTGACTTTTATATCAATCCTGATGACAACCTAAACCCTCGATATACTTTTGAAAGTTTTGTGGTTGGACCTTTTAACGAACTAGCGCATGCTGCAGCTCAGGCTATTATTAAAAAACCTGTTGCTTACAATCCACTTTTTTTCTACGGAAGCACAGGGCTTGGTAAGACACACCTCATGCAAGCAGTGGGGAACTACCTAAAAAATCACAACAAAGACCGAAGGGTTTTTTATGTTACCTCTGAAAAATTTTCGACTGATTATGTCAGCTCGATGCAAGCCAACAAAATAAACCAGTTCAAAGAAAAGTATAGAAAATATGATCTATTGATTATGGATGATATCCAATTTCTTTCAAACAAAGAAAAAACTCAAGATGAGCTCTTTCACCTCTTTAACCACATGTATGAAAACAATCGCCAGATTATCTTTTCATCTGATGTCCATCCAAACTACCTTCAAAACTTAGAGGATCGTCTAAAATCGCGCTTCATGGCAGGAATGATGGTAGATATTTCTCCTGCTGACTTGGAGTCAAAAACGGCCATATTACAAGCCAAAGCGCGCCAAAATGGAGTAGAAATTCCTCTCGAAATCATTCAGTATATTGCCTCCACTGTAGAAGGAAGCATTCGAGAGCTTGAAGGGGCCTTAAACGCCCTCATATGCCACATGCAGATGAAGGGAAACGACATCTCGCTCAGTGATATAAAGATGCTCACAAAGAACTCTACAAAACCAGTTCGAAATGTTTCAGTAAAAGAAGTGATTAAAGCGGTGGCTAGTTTTTACAACATAGAGGAGGATAGCATTTACAATAAAACTCGCCGCCAAGAAGTGGTCAAACCAAGACAGCTCACTATGTATATTTTGCGAGAAGACTTTAATATTTCATATCCTCTTATAGGACAAAAAATGGGTGGACGAGACCACACCACTGTCATTCACTCATGCGACAAAATTAAAAATGAAATAAAAAATAATCCTCTCCTTATCCAAGAATTAAATCAGATCCGCGCATTGATTTGA
- the rpmH gene encoding 50S ribosomal protein L34, whose product MSRTYQPKKRKRAKSHGFLVRKKTRTGKNVITRRRHKGRKRLSTV is encoded by the coding sequence ATGTCTAGAACATATCAACCAAAAAAACGAAAGCGTGCTAAAAGCCATGGCTTTTTAGTGCGAAAGAAAACCCGTACAGGTAAAAATGTCATCACTCGCCGCCGTCACAAAGGTCGCAAACGACTTTCTACGGTGTAA
- the rnpA gene encoding ribonuclease P protein component produces the protein MLPRTHRINTDECNNILTKGVSVYTPFFSLRFIKYAHTEPFSSSFGVVVSKKVAKTAVERNRLKRRSREIIRSFLSKIQPNFKVMVFVSAAAKKLKKDQFLEELRVVLVKAGILMP, from the coding sequence ATGTTGCCTCGCACCCACAGAATAAACACAGACGAATGCAATAACATCCTCACCAAGGGTGTTTCTGTCTATACGCCCTTTTTTTCGCTTCGTTTTATAAAATACGCCCACACAGAGCCATTTAGTAGCAGTTTTGGGGTGGTGGTTTCAAAAAAAGTGGCCAAAACAGCGGTTGAAAGAAACCGCCTAAAGCGTCGTTCTAGAGAAATTATTAGGTCTTTTTTGTCAAAAATCCAGCCCAATTTTAAAGTGATGGTTTTTGTTTCGGCTGCCGCCAAAAAACTAAAAAAGGACCAGTTTTTGGAAGAACTTAGGGTTGTTTTAGTAAAAGCTGGTATACTAATGCCATGA